From a region of the Syngnathus typhle isolate RoL2023-S1 ecotype Sweden linkage group LG12, RoL_Styp_1.0, whole genome shotgun sequence genome:
- the cacfd1 gene encoding calcium channel flower homolog: MSSEETAASSKASPPEDDGMTWWYRWLCKIAGVLGGISCAIAGVWNCVTVNPLNIAAGVWMVLNAFVLFLCEVPFCCQFIEFANAVAARADRFRPWQKSFFYCGMALFPIFLSFSFTTLFGNAIAFATGVLYGLASLGKKGDAVTYARLQHHKQADEERMSGAVE; this comes from the exons ATGAGCTCAGAGGAGACCGCAGCGTCCAGCAAAGCTTCCCCTCCGGAGGATGATGGCATGACGTGGTGGTACCGGTGGCTTTGCAAAATAGCCGGTGTCCTGGGAGGAATAT CGTGCGCCATTGCAGGAGTCTGGAACTGTGTCACGGTGAACCCTCTCAACATCGCCGCCGGAGTGTGGATGGT GTTGAACGCCTTTGTGTTGTTCCTGTGCGAGGTGCCCTTCTGCTGCCAGTTCATCGAGTTCGCCAACGCCGTGGCGGCCCGCGCCGACCGCTTCCGACCCTGGCAGAAATCCTTCTTCTACTGCGG GATGGCGCTCTTCCCCATCTTCCTGAGTTTCTCCTTCACCACGCTGTTCGGCAACGCCATCGCCTTCGCCACCGGGGTCCTCTACGGCCTGGCGTCTCTCGGCAAAAA GGGGGACGCGGTGACGTACGCCCGGTTGCAGCATCACAAGCAGGCCGACGAGGAGAGGATGAGCGGCGCCGTCGAGTGA